Proteins from one Panicum virgatum strain AP13 chromosome 7K, P.virgatum_v5, whole genome shotgun sequence genomic window:
- the LOC120641136 gene encoding pentatricopeptide repeat-containing protein At2g06000-like isoform X1, whose amino-acid sequence MRPVAPASHSPMFLLHNTFLLVRIRLPPHHPLRLLHYSFSPNGHPPPHHPSTAPGPAPALPHAAELWIAKALASAALLRPHRIPAFRGLAPSPIAAAVAVRLAPSAAAALCIFSCLHSPPLSLPPCEHSYRHVISLLCRSGRHSDALKLFDQMMGQSGYFPDAGFFSFVAGSCTNAGLLDATATLLAKGAQFGCHIEPYACNKLVNSFIAHGRTQDAVALFENWIQEGLYSPDVWSFNIIIKGSCRVGNVQKALQLVERMDEFGCSPDTVTYNILVDGLCRVKEVNKGHEVLRRLQRDGVCMANVVTYTSVISGYCKVGRMEDAMAVYNDMLESGIKPNTVTYNVLINGYGKAGDIESASGMYQQLMLRRCPPDVVTFSSLIDGYRRCGQLDGAMRIWKDMVQYHIQPNVYTFSIMIHSLCKQNRSEEALGLLRELNMREDIAPGTFIYNPVIDILCKGGKVDEANLILLDMEDKGCHPDKYTYTILIIGHCMKGRISEAITLFHKMVETGCYPDDITVNSFISCVLKSGMPNEVDRIMLIASGHASSSQKVCSRQSQRLDMSIAV is encoded by the coding sequence atGCGCCCCGTCGCCCCGGCCTCGCATTCCCCGATGTTCCTCCTCCACAACACCTTCCTGCTCGTCCGCATCCGCCTCCCTCCTCACCaccccctccgcctcctccactactccttcagccccaacggccacccgccgccgcatcATCCGTCCACGGCCCCCGGCCCGGCCCCGGCCCTGCCGCACGCCGCCGAGCTTTGGATCGCCAAAGCGCTCGCATCAGCGGCCCTCCTCCGGCCGCACCGCATCCCTGCCTTCCGCGGCCTCGCTCCCTCCCCGATCGCCGCCGCGGTCGCGGTCCGCctcgcgccgtccgccgccgccgcgctgtgcATCTTCTCCTGTCTGCACTCTCCGCCGCTCTCCCTACCCCCTTGTGAGCACTCCTACCGCCACGTCATCTCGTTGCTGTGCCGATCCGGCCGCCACAGCGACGCCCTTAAGCTGTTCGACCAAATGATGGGCCAGTCGGGGTACTTTCCCGATGCGGGATTCTTCTCATTCGTGGCAGGATCCTGCACCAATGCCGGTCTTCTTGATGCCACAGCAACTTTGCTCGCTAAGGGCGCCCAGTTTGGTTGCCACATTGAGCCGTATGCATGTAACAAGCTTGTGAACTCGTTTATTGCACACGGCCGCACGCAGGATGCTGTTGCTTTGTTTGAGAATTGGATTCAAGAGGGGCTGTATTCTCCGGATGTCTGGAGTTTTAACATCATCATTAAGGGGTCGTGTCGGGTGGGGAATGTCCAAAAGGCACTTCAGTTGGTTGAAAGGATGGATGAGTTTGGGTGTTCACCGGATACTGTCACATACAATATTCTTGTTGATGGACTATGCAGGGTTAAGGAGGTGAACAAGGGCCATGAGGTATTAAGGAGGCTCCAAAGGGATGGTGTTTGCATGGCCAATGTAGTGACATACACCTCAGTGATCTCAGGATATTGTAAGGTTGGCAGGATGGAGGATGCTATGGCAGTATACAATGACATGCTTGAATCTGGAATAAAACCCAACACAGTCACATACAATGTACTTATTAATGGATATGGAAAGGCTGGAGATATTGAATCTGCTTCGGGAATGTATCAACAGCTTATGCTCCGTCGCTGTCCCCCTGATGTTGTGACATTTAGTTCGTTGATTGATGGGTATCGTCGGTGTGGACAGCTTGATGGTGCAATGAGGATTTGGAAGGACATGGTTCAGTATCATATTCAACCAAATGTGTACACTTTCTCTATCATGATACACTCACTTTGTAAGCAGAATAGATCAGAGGAAGCTCTTGGTCTTCTGAGGGAATTGAATATGCGGGAAGACATTGCTCCAGGAACGTTCATATATAACCCTGTGATTGATATACTGTGCAAGGGAGGAAAAGTGGATGAAGCAAACTTGATCCTATTGGATATGGAAGATAAAGGGTGTCATCCTGACAAGTATACATATACTATTCTAATAATTGGGCACTGTATGAAAGGTAGGATATCAGAAGCAATCACCCTTTTCCACAAAATGGTGGAGACTGGGTGTTACCCTGACGATATTACGGTTAATTCTTTTATTAGTTGTGTTTTGAAGTCTGGGATGCCTAATGAGGTGGATCGCATAATGCTTATTGCTTCAGGACATGCTTCATCTAGTCAGAAAGTTTGTTCTCGCCAGAGCCAAAGACTAGATATGTCAATTGCTGTATAG
- the LOC120641136 gene encoding pentatricopeptide repeat-containing protein At2g06000-like isoform X2: MRPVAPASHSPMFLLHNTFLLVRIRLPPHHPLRLLHYSFSPNGHPPPHHPSTAPGPAPALPHAAELWIAKALASAALLRPHRIPAFRGLAPSPIAAAVAVRLAPSAAAALCIFSCLHSPPLSLPPCEHSYRHVISLLCRSGRHSDALKLFDQMMGQSGYFPDAGFFSFVAGSCTNAGLLDATATLLAKGAQFGCHIEPYACNKLVNSFIAHGRTQDAVALFENWIQEGLYSPDVWSFNIIIKGSCRVGNVQKALQLVERMDEFGCSPDTVTYNILVDGLCRVKEVNKGHEVLRRLQRDGVCMANVVTYTSVISGYCKVGRMEDAMAVYNDMLESGIKPNTVTYNVLINGYGKAGDIESASGMYQQLMLRRCPPDVVTFSSLIDGYRRCGQLDGAMRIWKDMVQYHIQPNVYTFSIMIHSLCKQNRSEEALGLLRELNMREDIAPGTFIYNPVIDILCKGGKVDEANLILLDMEDKGCHPDKYTYTILIIGHCMKGHASSSQKVCSRQSQRLDMSIAV; the protein is encoded by the exons atGCGCCCCGTCGCCCCGGCCTCGCATTCCCCGATGTTCCTCCTCCACAACACCTTCCTGCTCGTCCGCATCCGCCTCCCTCCTCACCaccccctccgcctcctccactactccttcagccccaacggccacccgccgccgcatcATCCGTCCACGGCCCCCGGCCCGGCCCCGGCCCTGCCGCACGCCGCCGAGCTTTGGATCGCCAAAGCGCTCGCATCAGCGGCCCTCCTCCGGCCGCACCGCATCCCTGCCTTCCGCGGCCTCGCTCCCTCCCCGATCGCCGCCGCGGTCGCGGTCCGCctcgcgccgtccgccgccgccgcgctgtgcATCTTCTCCTGTCTGCACTCTCCGCCGCTCTCCCTACCCCCTTGTGAGCACTCCTACCGCCACGTCATCTCGTTGCTGTGCCGATCCGGCCGCCACAGCGACGCCCTTAAGCTGTTCGACCAAATGATGGGCCAGTCGGGGTACTTTCCCGATGCGGGATTCTTCTCATTCGTGGCAGGATCCTGCACCAATGCCGGTCTTCTTGATGCCACAGCAACTTTGCTCGCTAAGGGCGCCCAGTTTGGTTGCCACATTGAGCCGTATGCATGTAACAAGCTTGTGAACTCGTTTATTGCACACGGCCGCACGCAGGATGCTGTTGCTTTGTTTGAGAATTGGATTCAAGAGGGGCTGTATTCTCCGGATGTCTGGAGTTTTAACATCATCATTAAGGGGTCGTGTCGGGTGGGGAATGTCCAAAAGGCACTTCAGTTGGTTGAAAGGATGGATGAGTTTGGGTGTTCACCGGATACTGTCACATACAATATTCTTGTTGATGGACTATGCAGGGTTAAGGAGGTGAACAAGGGCCATGAGGTATTAAGGAGGCTCCAAAGGGATGGTGTTTGCATGGCCAATGTAGTGACATACACCTCAGTGATCTCAGGATATTGTAAGGTTGGCAGGATGGAGGATGCTATGGCAGTATACAATGACATGCTTGAATCTGGAATAAAACCCAACACAGTCACATACAATGTACTTATTAATGGATATGGAAAGGCTGGAGATATTGAATCTGCTTCGGGAATGTATCAACAGCTTATGCTCCGTCGCTGTCCCCCTGATGTTGTGACATTTAGTTCGTTGATTGATGGGTATCGTCGGTGTGGACAGCTTGATGGTGCAATGAGGATTTGGAAGGACATGGTTCAGTATCATATTCAACCAAATGTGTACACTTTCTCTATCATGATACACTCACTTTGTAAGCAGAATAGATCAGAGGAAGCTCTTGGTCTTCTGAGGGAATTGAATATGCGGGAAGACATTGCTCCAGGAACGTTCATATATAACCCTGTGATTGATATACTGTGCAAGGGAGGAAAAGTGGATGAAGCAAACTTGATCCTATTGGATATGGAAGATAAAGGGTGTCATCCTGACAAGTATACATATACTATTCTAATAATTGGGCACTGTATGAAAG GACATGCTTCATCTAGTCAGAAAGTTTGTTCTCGCCAGAGCCAAAGACTAGATATGTCAATTGCTGTATAG